In a genomic window of Rhizobium acidisoli:
- a CDS encoding pectate lyase produces MAAAIGPTRDFTAIRTRKVSPFEDFSGNPPMLTSYVPKSRETSENGTESDPKDVLRKHINWQSDSKKVDPSDEKQATTEKPHLSKEGSVIVVNEPIVVDGGVFDGKGATYTASSKLGDGGQSETQSPLFIFKNGATLKNVNLGENGTDGIHVYGGPTLENVNWQNVGEDALTVKSAGDVTIDGGAFSNGSNVFRTDSSLAGATFLSEITLDDVKNCTRVGDNQSGV; encoded by the coding sequence TTGGCGGCAGCAATAGGGCCGACACGGGATTTCACCGCCATCCGAACCCGCAAGGTTTCGCCCTTCGAAGATTTCTCCGGCAACCCGCCGATGCTGACTTCCTATGTGCCGAAGTCGCGGGAAACGTCGGAAAACGGCACTGAGTCCGATCCCAAGGATGTGCTGCGCAAGCACATCAACTGGCAGTCAGACTCCAAGAAGGTGGATCCATCCGACGAGAAACAGGCCACGACGGAAAAGCCGCACCTCTCGAAAGAGGGCAGCGTCATCGTGGTCAATGAGCCGATCGTCGTGGATGGAGGCGTGTTCGACGGCAAGGGGGCGACCTATACGGCCTCGTCCAAGCTCGGCGATGGCGGCCAGTCCGAAACCCAATCGCCGCTGTTCATTTTCAAGAACGGCGCGACGCTCAAGAATGTCAATCTCGGCGAGAATGGCACCGACGGCATTCACGTCTATGGCGGCCCGACGCTCGAAAACGTCAATTGGCAGAATGTCGGCGAGGATGCGCTGACGGTAAAAAGCGCCGGCGACGTCACCATCGATGGCGGGGCGTTCTCCAACGGCAGCAACGTCTTCCGCACCGACAGCTCGCTTGCCGGCGCGACGTTCCTGTCCGAGATCACGCTGGACGATGTGAAGAATTGTACGCGTGTGGGTGACAATCAATCGGGCGTTTGA
- a CDS encoding EscU/YscU/HrcU family type III secretion system export apparatus switch protein, with amino-acid sequence MAKNDDTEEKTMPPSRVKLDRLRREGQVPRSKEIPVAISVLAIAVYVTWGLPDILEDFTRSFDAGLHSAARADPFDAVTVGLSETGVALLDLIWLPLAMGLAATILVAILDGQGFPVSFKHMSFDFNRLNPFEGIKRLFSLASIAEFVKGLVKFVLLAAAGGGAILYFLNSIFWSPLCREACTLSAAAHLLGSILVIAAGIMVAAAFFDIRISRALFRHEHRMTRTEARREYKDTQGDPKLKSARRQIGAEMRSSSPRRQGPGRQ; translated from the coding sequence ATGGCCAAAAATGACGATACCGAGGAAAAAACCATGCCGCCGAGCCGGGTGAAGCTCGATCGTCTTCGGCGCGAGGGCCAGGTTCCCCGCTCGAAGGAAATCCCGGTTGCGATCTCCGTCCTGGCCATCGCCGTCTACGTCACCTGGGGCTTGCCTGATATCCTCGAGGATTTCACCCGCAGTTTCGATGCCGGCCTACACTCCGCCGCGCGGGCCGACCCCTTCGACGCCGTCACTGTCGGCTTGAGCGAAACCGGCGTGGCGCTGCTCGATCTCATCTGGCTGCCGCTTGCCATGGGTCTTGCCGCAACCATCCTGGTCGCGATCCTCGACGGGCAGGGGTTTCCCGTATCGTTCAAACATATGAGCTTCGATTTTAACCGGCTCAATCCGTTCGAGGGCATCAAGAGGCTTTTTTCGCTCGCGAGCATCGCTGAGTTCGTCAAGGGGCTCGTCAAGTTTGTCCTGCTCGCGGCGGCCGGCGGCGGTGCGATCCTCTATTTTCTCAACAGCATCTTCTGGTCGCCTCTTTGCAGAGAAGCATGCACGCTCTCCGCGGCAGCCCATCTCCTCGGCTCGATCCTCGTCATTGCCGCCGGCATCATGGTAGCGGCGGCGTTTTTCGATATTCGCATTTCGCGCGCGCTGTTCAGGCACGAACACCGGATGACCAGGACGGAGGCGCGGCGCGAATACAAGGATACTCAGGGCGACCCGAAGCTGAAATCGGCGCGCCGGCAGATCGGCGCGGAAATGCGTAGCAGCTCGCCGCGCAGACAAGGGCCTGGCCGGCAATGA
- a CDS encoding EscT/YscT/HrcT family type III secretion system export apparatus protein, with product MGPDHLPLVGIEVAAPAAAMLGAARALGILLIFPIFSLFSIVGILRFGLAIGLSAPSVAFAYSVLALGDTSWFDLAALSMKELCFGALIGMGLGIPFWAAQAAGDMTDVYRGANAANLFDQINALETAPLGSLMMSIALVIFVSAGGIIDLVAIFYKSFELWPLFKLMPTIPDDPLDMISGVFGRLFKAAGLLAAPFMIVTCALELSLAFVGRSSKQFPLNDSLPAIKNFAVMVILVIYTAFISSYFHDLWIDGFNEVKAMLEVTDGQK from the coding sequence ATGGGGCCGGATCATCTTCCGCTCGTCGGCATCGAGGTCGCGGCACCGGCCGCAGCCATGCTCGGCGCCGCCCGTGCGCTCGGGATCCTGCTGATCTTCCCGATCTTCTCGCTGTTCAGCATCGTCGGCATTCTGCGTTTCGGCCTGGCAATCGGCCTTTCGGCGCCCTCCGTCGCCTTCGCCTATTCGGTGCTGGCTCTCGGAGATACGTCCTGGTTCGATCTGGCCGCCCTTTCGATGAAGGAGCTTTGCTTCGGGGCGCTGATCGGCATGGGGCTCGGCATTCCCTTCTGGGCGGCCCAGGCGGCGGGCGATATGACCGATGTCTATCGCGGCGCCAATGCCGCCAATCTCTTCGACCAGATCAACGCGCTGGAAACCGCGCCGCTCGGCTCGCTGATGATGTCGATCGCCCTGGTGATTTTCGTCAGCGCCGGCGGTATCATCGATCTGGTCGCGATCTTCTACAAGTCGTTCGAGCTCTGGCCGCTCTTCAAGCTCATGCCCACTATCCCCGACGATCCGCTCGACATGATATCAGGTGTTTTCGGCCGGCTGTTCAAAGCGGCCGGGTTACTCGCCGCCCCGTTCATGATCGTCACCTGCGCGCTTGAATTATCGCTGGCCTTCGTCGGCCGCTCGTCCAAACAATTCCCGCTGAACGACAGCCTGCCGGCCATCAAGAACTTCGCGGTCATGGTCATCCTCGTGATCTACACGGCCTTCATCTCCAGCTATTTCCACGATCTCTGGATCGATGGATTCAACGAGGTCAAAGCCATGCTGGAGGTGACCGATGGCCAAAAATGA
- a CDS encoding flagellar biosynthetic protein FliQ — MGEDQVAAEIGMSVMATFALAGPILGLAALLGLIIAIFQAATQIQEQTIAQIVKIFVISITLLLFGRVLATPLIEHSVHILNDFPTMVQ; from the coding sequence ATGGGTGAAGACCAGGTCGCAGCCGAAATCGGCATGTCCGTCATGGCGACCTTCGCCTTGGCCGGCCCCATTCTGGGCCTGGCCGCGCTTCTCGGGCTGATCATCGCCATTTTCCAGGCGGCAACGCAGATCCAGGAGCAGACCATCGCGCAGATCGTCAAGATTTTCGTGATCTCCATCACCCTGCTGCTGTTCGGTCGGGTGCTGGCAACGCCGCTGATCGAACATTCCGTTCATATCCTCAACGACTTCCCGACCATGGTTCAGTGA
- the sctR gene encoding type III secretion system export apparatus subunit SctR: MEQSFPLAQSLVAMAAISMLPVIAVIATSFTKISVVLLIVRNAVGIQQTPPNLLVFAITIVLSAFVMNPVLQNSWQLLLAHSGDFGTVSGMVDGMIKVAAPLKDFMLKFSDAEVRDFFVQASQKIWANAPTTPIASDDITVLTPSFLVSELTRAFEIGFLIYLPFLMIDFAVSAILVALGMQMMSPTVVSTPLKLLLFVSIDGWRRLLEGLVLSYAQ; the protein is encoded by the coding sequence ATGGAACAGAGCTTTCCTCTTGCCCAGAGCCTCGTGGCGATGGCGGCGATCTCGATGCTGCCGGTTATTGCCGTGATCGCGACCTCCTTCACCAAGATTTCGGTCGTCCTGCTGATTGTGCGTAATGCGGTCGGCATCCAACAGACGCCGCCGAATCTCCTGGTCTTTGCGATTACCATCGTGCTCTCGGCCTTCGTGATGAACCCGGTGCTGCAAAACAGCTGGCAATTGCTGCTCGCCCATAGCGGCGATTTCGGCACGGTCAGTGGCATGGTGGACGGCATGATCAAGGTGGCGGCACCGCTGAAGGATTTCATGCTGAAATTTTCCGACGCCGAGGTGCGCGACTTTTTCGTCCAAGCGTCGCAGAAGATCTGGGCAAACGCGCCGACAACCCCCATTGCCTCCGATGACATCACCGTGCTGACGCCGAGCTTCCTCGTTTCGGAACTGACGCGGGCCTTCGAAATCGGATTTCTGATCTATCTGCCCTTTCTGATGATCGACTTTGCCGTTTCCGCCATTCTGGTGGCGCTCGGCATGCAGATGATGTCCCCGACCGTGGTGTCGACACCGCTGAAGCTGCTGCTGTTCGTCTCGATCGACGGCTGGCGGCGATTGCTGGAAGGTCTCGTGCTGTCCTATGCGCAGTGA
- a CDS encoding FliM/FliN family flagellar motor switch protein has translation MNVAAPAWPHASMAGNFFSRSGTMMRAAWQIPVREQTLSVRPLAPDIAAARTTDPVGILCRVGEREQMLIASAGALRLLAERLEPLLLWEKLSPSEKAAVVEHLFAEAFEAIENRISMSLSLLQIGAETQPDVSGNFGFDIGWNGMSLPLSGRFDETALAGLVGWASRLPRRTLNVLTTAVSIRRGYAVLSVSEIKSLRLGDGIVIDGGAPETVVAITGERYLAICMRSDKGAVLTGPLLSTPTGPMRHFMTNETVDQELQGEPRSSPVDSIPIKLVFDAGRLELPLRTLEMIGEGYVFNLDRPLSDAVDIIAQGRVIGRGEIISVDGLSAVRVTALHD, from the coding sequence ATGAATGTCGCCGCGCCCGCATGGCCCCACGCATCGATGGCCGGGAACTTCTTTTCCCGTTCGGGCACGATGATGCGCGCCGCCTGGCAAATTCCGGTCCGGGAGCAGACGCTTTCCGTTCGCCCGCTGGCCCCCGATATAGCAGCCGCGCGGACCACCGATCCGGTCGGCATTCTCTGCCGCGTCGGTGAACGGGAGCAGATGCTGATTGCGTCGGCCGGCGCATTGCGACTGCTGGCGGAAAGACTGGAACCGCTGCTCCTATGGGAAAAACTGTCGCCGTCTGAAAAGGCGGCCGTGGTCGAACACCTGTTCGCCGAGGCTTTCGAGGCAATCGAGAATAGGATCAGCATGAGCCTGTCGCTGCTGCAGATCGGCGCCGAGACGCAGCCGGATGTCAGCGGCAATTTCGGCTTCGACATCGGCTGGAACGGCATGAGCCTGCCCTTGAGCGGCCGCTTCGATGAAACCGCCCTTGCCGGCCTGGTCGGCTGGGCAAGCCGCCTGCCGCGCCGCACGCTCAATGTCCTGACGACGGCGGTCAGCATCCGGCGCGGTTATGCCGTGCTGTCGGTCAGTGAAATCAAATCCCTGCGGTTGGGGGACGGCATCGTCATCGATGGCGGGGCACCGGAGACCGTGGTCGCGATCACGGGTGAACGTTACCTTGCAATCTGCATGCGATCGGACAAAGGCGCGGTCCTCACCGGACCACTCCTGTCGACGCCAACCGGACCAATGAGGCATTTCATGACAAATGAAACCGTCGATCAGGAATTGCAGGGCGAGCCGCGTTCGTCGCCTGTCGACAGCATCCCGATCAAGCTGGTCTTCGATGCGGGACGGCTGGAGTTGCCGCTGCGTACACTCGAAATGATCGGCGAGGGTTATGTGTTCAACCTCGACAGGCCATTGTCGGACGCCGTCGATATCATCGCCCAAGGCCGCGTTATCGGACGGGGCGAAATCATCTCCGTGGATGGATTGAGCGCCGTTCGCGTCACGGCGCTGCACGACTGA
- a CDS encoding FliI/YscN family ATPase, protein MVDALLRMERTLEQTDVRRQSGRVKSVSGLLVRALIPSVRIGELCELHEPGRGRIGLADVVGIDGETALLSLHGETRGISQRTEIVPTGREPAVSVGSFILGAIVDAHGNVLRPSANPGGEDARFLQPLYGQPVDPLSRRPIRQPFTSGIAALDGLLTCGQGQRIGIFGAPGAGKSTLVSQIVANSKADVIVCALVGERGREVGEFVAGNMPEGVPSNVALVVATSDRPALERFKAVMTATAIAEYFREQGKHVLLVIDSVTRMARALREVGLAAGEPPVRRGFPPSVFAVLPQIFERAGNSANGTMTAFYTVLVEGEEQDDPIAEETRSLLDGHIVLSDKIARAGNFPAIDVLASRSRTMSAVVSESHRQAADRLRALLALYDEVELLIRVGEYRQGRDAAVDEAVAKHGLIQRFLFDGQGKPQPFGAIVEALDELVR, encoded by the coding sequence ATGGTTGACGCGTTGCTTCGGATGGAGCGGACACTCGAACAAACGGACGTGCGGCGGCAGAGCGGCCGCGTAAAGAGTGTGTCGGGCCTGCTGGTGCGGGCGCTCATCCCCTCGGTCAGGATCGGCGAGCTTTGTGAACTGCATGAGCCGGGCAGGGGTCGCATCGGCCTTGCCGATGTCGTCGGCATCGACGGCGAGACGGCGCTTCTCTCGCTTCACGGCGAAACCCGCGGCATCTCCCAGCGCACGGAAATCGTCCCGACCGGCCGGGAACCGGCGGTCTCCGTCGGCAGTTTCATACTCGGCGCGATCGTCGACGCACACGGTAATGTCCTGCGTCCCTCCGCCAATCCCGGCGGCGAGGACGCGCGCTTCCTGCAGCCGCTCTATGGCCAGCCGGTCGATCCTCTGTCGCGCCGCCCCATCCGCCAGCCGTTTACCTCGGGAATTGCTGCCCTGGACGGATTGCTGACCTGCGGCCAGGGCCAACGCATCGGTATTTTCGGCGCGCCCGGCGCCGGCAAGTCGACGCTGGTGTCCCAGATCGTCGCCAACAGCAAGGCCGATGTGATCGTCTGCGCCCTGGTGGGCGAACGCGGACGCGAGGTCGGCGAATTCGTTGCCGGCAACATGCCGGAAGGCGTTCCGTCGAATGTGGCGCTGGTTGTCGCCACATCCGATCGCCCGGCGCTGGAGCGGTTCAAGGCGGTGATGACAGCAACGGCGATCGCCGAATATTTTCGCGAGCAGGGAAAACATGTGCTGCTCGTCATCGACAGCGTCACCCGCATGGCCCGCGCCTTGCGCGAAGTCGGGCTTGCTGCCGGCGAACCGCCGGTGCGGCGCGGCTTTCCGCCTTCCGTTTTCGCCGTCTTGCCGCAGATCTTCGAGCGCGCCGGCAACAGCGCAAACGGCACGATGACGGCTTTCTATACGGTCCTCGTCGAAGGCGAAGAGCAGGACGATCCGATTGCCGAAGAAACCAGGTCGCTGCTGGACGGCCATATCGTGCTCTCCGACAAGATTGCCAGGGCGGGCAATTTTCCGGCGATCGATGTTCTGGCCAGCAGAAGCCGGACGATGAGCGCGGTGGTGAGCGAGAGCCATCGCCAGGCAGCCGACAGGCTGCGCGCCCTGCTTGCCCTCTATGACGAAGTGGAACTGCTGATCCGCGTCGGCGAATATCGCCAGGGGCGCGATGCCGCCGTTGACGAGGCCGTCGCCAAACACGGCCTCATCCAGCGCTTCCTGTTTGACGGCCAGGGCAAGCCGCAGCCGTTCGGCGCGATCGTCGAAGCCCTCGATGAGCTTGTCCGATGA
- the sctL gene encoding type III secretion system stator protein SctL encodes MSSGFARHDRIIPAESFGQITEAAQILEAAHRDAAQSQATLAAASEQAAQNGYRDGFEQGVRDAAARLAASLGKAEQEIANLDSWVEAVVLKSVGLILGSMEADERTRRLVRHAISQTAEAQEIVLHVAPDDAAMIARAIADIDHRITIEMDPLMSAGEITLETLAGRSQIGLKEQLATVTEALVHG; translated from the coding sequence ATGAGCTCGGGATTTGCACGCCACGACCGCATCATTCCGGCGGAGAGTTTCGGCCAGATCACAGAGGCGGCGCAAATCCTGGAGGCTGCCCACCGGGACGCCGCCCAATCTCAGGCCACACTTGCAGCCGCTAGCGAGCAGGCCGCCCAAAACGGCTATCGCGACGGGTTCGAACAGGGCGTTCGCGATGCCGCCGCACGGCTTGCCGCCTCGCTCGGAAAAGCCGAACAGGAAATTGCCAATCTCGACAGCTGGGTCGAGGCGGTGGTTCTGAAATCGGTCGGACTGATCCTCGGATCGATGGAGGCCGACGAACGCACGAGGCGATTAGTCCGCCACGCCATATCCCAGACCGCTGAGGCGCAGGAGATCGTCCTGCATGTCGCCCCCGACGATGCCGCCATGATCGCCCGGGCAATTGCGGACATCGATCATCGCATCACCATCGAAATGGATCCGCTGATGTCTGCCGGCGAGATTACTTTGGAGACGTTGGCGGGACGAAGCCAGATCGGCTTGAAAGAACAGCTCGCCACCGTGACCGAGGCCCTCGTCCATGGTTGA
- the sctJ gene encoding type III secretion system inner membrane ring lipoprotein SctJ, whose product MNIMITSALSRSSISSPARKVLPKAAMLALCLFLAACSQDVLTGLDQRDALDAQVLLERAGISVTMKSEKGGTYAIAADSADHARAIELLAGAGLPRQSFGNVAELFPGNGFLVTPYEQKARMSYAIEQQLAETLSGLDGVATARVHVVLPEENGRGLIKEKARAAAVLQYRPGANLNEIDMKSRSVLVNSIRDLSYEDVSVVVSPWSEVGAPAAPAAAPAPVTPAPAAAPFSMVQSALSAFKGPNLVVIGAIILAIGACLLLLFPQRKER is encoded by the coding sequence GTGAACATCATGATCACATCGGCCCTTTCGAGATCATCGATCTCTTCGCCCGCGCGCAAAGTCCTTCCGAAGGCCGCAATGCTTGCCCTCTGCCTGTTCCTCGCCGCCTGCAGCCAGGACGTGCTCACGGGGCTCGATCAGCGCGATGCGCTGGATGCCCAGGTGCTGCTCGAACGCGCCGGCATTTCCGTCACCATGAAGAGCGAAAAGGGCGGGACCTATGCGATCGCCGCTGACTCAGCCGATCATGCCCGGGCGATCGAGTTGCTGGCGGGCGCCGGGCTGCCGCGTCAGTCGTTCGGAAATGTCGCCGAACTCTTTCCCGGCAACGGCTTCCTCGTGACGCCTTACGAACAGAAAGCCCGGATGAGCTACGCCATCGAGCAGCAGCTTGCCGAAACGCTTTCGGGGCTTGACGGCGTGGCAACGGCGCGCGTGCATGTGGTGCTGCCGGAGGAGAACGGCCGCGGGCTCATCAAGGAGAAGGCGAGGGCAGCCGCCGTGCTGCAATATCGCCCCGGCGCCAATCTCAACGAGATCGACATGAAGAGCCGATCCGTTCTGGTCAACAGCATCCGTGATCTCTCTTACGAAGATGTTTCGGTGGTGGTCAGTCCCTGGTCGGAGGTCGGTGCGCCGGCGGCTCCGGCGGCAGCGCCCGCCCCGGTGACGCCGGCACCCGCTGCAGCGCCATTCTCGATGGTGCAAAGCGCTCTCTCGGCTTTCAAAGGCCCCAATCTTGTCGTGATCGGCGCCATCATCCTCGCCATCGGGGCATGCCTGCTGCTGCTGTTTCCGCAGCGGAAGGAGCGCTGA
- a CDS encoding PP2C family protein-serine/threonine phosphatase, which translates to MKLEARWLSQKGTRTDDNRDHAGIAERHGEFLAILADGATHGSNNGGYARAIVEAVVDWFAGTDDAWGHELTQAKLREIHQALRKSFPRGSASIVLFHVMDTGSLTVLHSGDCLLGRHDGQVHWQVTPHTLANALADMPLDSIAKSPTRHLLTQSFRSREFMAPDVLAEEKASGTLLLATDGFWAELTEREQEAFLGGGQSAAPERDDRSVLRLWLSTEGPSEILLDNGGSANFYVRTQAPQK; encoded by the coding sequence ATGAAGCTCGAAGCCCGATGGTTGAGTCAAAAAGGAACGCGCACCGACGACAATCGCGATCATGCGGGGATCGCGGAAAGACATGGCGAATTCCTTGCTATCCTGGCTGATGGCGCCACGCACGGCTCGAACAACGGGGGATATGCACGGGCAATCGTCGAAGCTGTCGTCGACTGGTTTGCCGGAACCGACGATGCGTGGGGCCACGAGCTCACGCAAGCCAAGCTTCGGGAGATTCATCAAGCCCTTCGCAAATCGTTTCCAAGGGGTTCCGCCAGCATTGTCCTCTTTCACGTAATGGACACAGGCTCCTTGACGGTCCTCCACTCAGGAGACTGCCTGCTTGGCAGGCACGACGGCCAGGTACACTGGCAAGTCACGCCCCATACCCTTGCAAACGCCCTGGCGGACATGCCTCTCGATTCCATCGCAAAATCGCCCACGAGGCACCTTCTCACCCAGAGTTTTCGTTCCAGGGAGTTCATGGCCCCAGACGTCCTCGCAGAAGAAAAGGCCAGCGGCACGCTTCTTCTTGCCACCGATGGCTTTTGGGCGGAATTGACAGAACGCGAGCAGGAAGCCTTCCTTGGCGGCGGCCAGTCAGCTGCTCCAGAGAGAGATGATCGCAGCGTGCTACGATTATGGCTTTCTACCGAGGGGCCGTCCGAAATCTTGCTGGACAATGGTGGATCGGCCAATTTTTACGTGCGGACTCAAGCGCCCCAGAAATAA